The sequence below is a genomic window from Streptomyces sp. NBC_00289.
GCTCGGTCGCGGCGTGCGCGGCGGCACGGCCGTGGCAGGCCTTGTAGCGGCGGCCGCTGCCGCAGGGGCAGGGCTCACGCGCGCCGACGACCGGAACCTCTCCGTCGGCGCCGACGCTGACCGCATCGCTGGGCTGCGGCCGCTTGGCCTTCGTCTGGGGTCGCTTCTTGGCCATCGTGGGTGTCTCCCGGTTACGGCTCGTCTCGTACGGGCGGGAGCCTAGCCGTTTGTGCCGTCTCCGACGGGACCCTGTGGACAACGCCCCGGTCCGGCCGGGTCGGCCCCGGGCCCGACCATGACCTCAGTCCAGGTCGTCGAAGGCGTCCGCGAAGTCCAGGCCGGGCAGTGCCACGGCCGGGGCCGTGACGCGCGTAGCGAAGTCGTCGCGCCGGTGCCTGGCGTCCGGATCATGAACATCGTCGTGGACGATCACCCACACGGTGACCTCGCCGCAGGTGTCGTCCCGGACGCCCCAGTCGTTGGCCAGCGCGGTGATGATGTTGAGCCCGCGGCCGCCGTGCGCGGTGACCGAGGGCGTGGCCGGAGCAGGGCGCGTGGGCCCGCCCCCGTCCGTCACCTCGACCGTGAGTCTGCCGCCCGTCTCCACGCGCCACGCGGCGCGCACGTCGCCGTCCCCGGCCAGCGCGTCACCCAGCGGCCGGCCGTGCTTGCACGCATTGCTCAGGAGTTCGGAAAGGATCAGTACGGCATCGTCGATGACCGATTCCGACACACCCCCCGTACGCAGCTGATCGCGCATGCAGTGTCTCGCCTTGCCCACGCCCGCAGGGCCATGGGGTACGGCCATGCTCGACGACGTGGGCACCTCCTGTGCCACCACCAACGCCACCCCCGAGACCTCCTTTGCCCCACGCCACGGTGTGGATGCCCCATTGGCCTGTACCGGAAACCGGCCAATCCACGTCCGGCGACGCATTCACCACGCTCGAACACGGACCGAACGCGCCGGAGCACTCCCTGTGAGTGCGTGGCCGGAACTCGACGGTGTGGCCGAGATCGGAGAATGCTGCACCGGCCCGGCCGGGTCAAGGCTCCGTCACAGGTCTTTACCAGTCAGCGACCGAGTTGACGCAGCACCGCGCGCGGGCGGTTGGTGATGAGGGCGTCGACGCCCAGGTCGACGCAGAGTTCCACGTCCTGGGGCTCGTTCACGGTCCACACGTGCACCTGGTGACCGGCCCCCTTCAGGCGCTCGATGTACCCGGGGTGGTTGCGCACGATCCGCATCGAGGGGCCCGCGATCCGGACACCGGCGGGCAGCCGGCCGTCACGCAGCCGGGGCGAGACGAACTGCATCAGATAGACCGTCGGCAGGGTCGGCGAGGCGGCCCGCACCCGGTGCAGCGAGCGCGCCGAGAAGCTCATCACACGGATCGTGGACTCCGCGGGCGCCGGGGCGTCGAGCCCGAACCGTTTCAGCAGCACCAGCAGCCGCTCCTCCACCTGCCCCGCCCAGCGCGTGGGGTGCTTGGTCTCGATCGCCAGCTCCACCGTCCGACCGGCGTCGGCGACGAGCTCCAGCAGCCGCTCCAGGGTGAGGACGGAGGTGTCCTCCAGGTCCTCGGGGCGGTGCTCCCAGTCCGGTTCCTCGTCCCGGCCGCGCCACGACTCCCGGTTCTTCCACGAGCCGAAGTCGAGGGTGGCGAGATCGGCGAGCTCGAGCGCCGAGACGGCGCCACGGCCGTTGGACGTACGGTTCACCCGCCGGTCGTGGACGCAGACGAGATGCCCGTCCGCGGTCAGGCGTACGTCGCACTCGAGGGCGTCGGCACCGTCCTCGATGGCCTTCCGGTACGCGGCCAGCGTGTGCTCGGGCGCTTCTTCGGAGGCGCCGCGGTGGGCGACGACTTGGGTTCGGTGCGGTCGTGCGTGGGTCACCGCGTCATGGTGCCACCGTGCGGGGGTACGCGTGGCACACGAGGGCCGCATGAAGGTTACGGATTGCGCCTTTTTAGTACTACAGGTCCTATATAAAGGATGGCCTCGGACGCACAGTAACCGCTTATGGTGCCCTGACGTCCCGTGGGAAAAGCTGGCGGCATACAAAAGCACATGCACAGCTGCATCGCGCCGGACCGTCGACAAGCGTGAACGGGCGTGGCCGAGTGCGTACCGGAACAACAGCCGTGGATCTAGGAGTAAAGCTGTGAACACCGAGAACGAGGGCACTGCGGTACCCCCGGCCCCGTCCGCACCTCCCGTGCCGGTGGACTCCCCCGCAGCCTCCCCGCAGGCCGCCGCGCCCGGCAGCGGAGCACCGACGACCCCGCCGCCCTCGGTGCCGCAGGGCCCGCCCGCCGCACCGGAGCAGGAACTGGTGCACGCCGGTCAGTCCCCCGCGTACGCCTCGGCGGGCTCCCCTGGGCAGGCACCGTACGGCGCGGGGCCCGCCCCCGAGGGCGGTTGGCCGCCTCCGCCGCCCGCCACGCCCTCGTACGCCGACGGCGGAGGCGACAGCGGCGGTTGGGGCTCCTCCTACCAGCAGCATCAGCCGGCGCCGAAGCCCCGCAGCGGGCGCGGTGGCCTCGTCGCCGCCATCCTGGTGGCCGCGCTGGTCGCGGGCGGCCTGGGCGGCGGCCTCGGCTACACCCTGGCCAAGAACAACGACAACGGCTCCTCCACCACGGTCTCCGCCTCCGACAGCGGCGGCTCCGTCAAGCGCGACCCGGGCACGACCGCGGGCGTCGCCGCCAAGGCCCTGCCGAGCACCGTCACCATCCAGGCCGAGAGCACCAGTGGCGAGGGCGGCACCGGCACCGGGTTCGTCTTCGACACCGAGGGCCACATCGTCACCAACAACCACGTGGTGGCGGACGCGGTCGACGGCGGCAAGCTCTCGGCCACGTTCCCCGACGGCAAGAAGTACGACGCCGAGGTCGTCGGCCACGCGCAGGGCTACGACGTGGCCGTCATCAAGCTCAAGAACGCCCCGTCGAACCTCAACCCCCTCACGCTGGGCAACTCCGACAAGGTGGCCGTCGGCGACTCGACCATCGCGATCGGCGCGCCCTTCGGCCTGTCCAACACGGTCACGACCGGCATCATCAGCGCCAAGGACCGCCCGGTCGCGTCGAGTGACGGCAGTGGCAGCAACGCCTCGTACATGAGCGCCCTGCAGACCGACGCCTCGATCAACCCGGGCAACTCCGGCGGCCCGCTGCTGGACGCGCAGGGCAACGTCATCGGCATCAACTCCGCGATCCAGTCCACCGGCAGCGGCGGCCTGGGCGGCACCACCCAGTCCGGCTCGATCGGCCTGGGCTTCGCCATCCCGATCAACCAGGCCAAGTACGTCGCCCAGCAGCTGATCAAGACGGGCAAGCCGGTCTACGCCAAGATCGGCGCGTCGGTCTCCCTCGACGAGTCGACGAACGGGGCGAAGATCACCGAACAGGGTGCCAGCGGTTCCGCCGCCGTCGAGTCGGGCGGCCCCGCGGCCAAGGCCGGCCTCAAGCCCGGCGACGTCATCACCAAGCTCGACGACCACGTGATCGACTCCGGTCCGACCCTGATCGGCGAGATCTGGACCCACCAGCCCGGCGACAAGGTGACGATCACCTACGAGCGCGGCGGCAAGACCCACACGGTCGACCTCACCCTCGGCTCCCGCCAGGGCGACAGCTGACCGCGGACTCGGACCCGGCCTAGGACTCGGCTTCCGCCAACGGCCCGGAGGCGGAAGCCGCCCCCGAGGCCACGGCGACCGCGGCTGGGCGGTCCGCTGAGACGCGTCACCGAAAGAGGCGGTCTGCCGGAAGCGTGACTTCCGGCAGACCGCCTCCGTTCGTCGCGAGCCACAGGATCAGAGAACGGCACCGTCAGTGATCTTGGTGGCGATGCCGTTCTCGATCACGACCTCGGCCTCCACGCCCTTCTTGGCGGCCTTCTCCAGGTCGGCCTCCTCGCACGGGGCGTCCACCTTCGAGCCGGCGGCGCCGCAGATCTGGCCCCCGCCCAGGATCACGGTGTCCTCGGCGAGGTAGAAGGCCTGCTGCTCTCCGCCGGAGCCCCGGGCCGAGGCACCGTCGACCAGGTACTTTCCGGGCGCCACGTACCGCACGATGCCGTACCAGGTCCCGTCGACACCCTTGCCCTTGTCGAGGCCCTCCACGACGGTCTCGCCGGAGTCGGACCCGGAGCCGGACGTGCTGCCGTCGGACGGGCTCCCGGAGCCGGAGGAGGACGTGGCGGCGCGGCGCTCGGTGATCTGCGTCGCGCTGCCGTCCTTCATCACCACATCGGCCTTGACGGAGCGTCCGTCCCTGGTGGCGGTCTCCAGGTCGGCCTCCTCGCACGGGGCGTCCACCTTCGAGGAGGCGTCGCCGCAGATCGTGCCCGCGCCGAGGATCCTGGTGTCGTCCGCGATCCAGAACTGCTGGTCGGACTTTCCGGACACGCTGACGATGTACTTGCCCGAAGCGAGGTACTTCACCGTCCCGCCCGCGAAGCTGCCGCTGACGCCCTTGCCGCCGGACTTGTTCGCCGCCACGGCCGTGTCGGCCTTGCCGGAGGAGCTGTCGGCGGCGTCGTCGCCCTGGTTGCACGCCGTCATCAGCAGGGTGCCGCCCAGGAGCGCGGCGGAGACGAGAAAGGCCTTGCGACGGTTGCGCACCATGGGTCGATTCCCCTGCGTAGTCGGTGGGTTGGTGCCGAGGTGAGGTCGGTTCCCCGGCGCCTGTCTGATCACTATGAGGGGGCCGGGACCCGAACAGATGCCTCGGTCCTTGATCCAGGACGACCCCGTCACGGTCCCGTGACATGAACAACCCGGGGCAACGGATTCGCCCCTGCCACCCTCGGCGGCCGGACGTCCACCGGCACTCGCCTGATCGCGCTCGAACCGACCCCGCGCGGACCACGCCCCCGCGAGACGCCCGCGCCCGGTACGCTGTACCCGCTCCGTCCCTGGTGGGCCGGGGCGCGGGTGGGTTGCCCGAGCGGCCTAAGGGAACGGTCTTGAAAACCGTCGTGGCAGCGATGTCACCGTGGGTTCAAATCCCACACCCACCGCAGGCGAACGGCCCCTGACCAGCTACATCGGTCGGGGGCCTTCGGCTTGGTCGGTGTCCGAGGGCTCCCGCTGTTCCCCGTGGTTTCCCGGTCTACCGGGCACGCAAGGGGCACGGCAACTGTTGTTCCTGGTGGGGAGTCGCCCCCGGTTGGGTAGAGCCAGCGCAACGTGTTGCCTGTGCCCAGGTGAAAGAGGTGGGGTATTTCATGGACCGGGTGCTGCGGTGGTCCGATGAGCTTGCCAGTTCGGACGTGGAGGCGATCGAGCGCTTCCTTGGGCCGAGACTCCGCCAGGTGCAAGAGACTCAGCCGCCTGGGTCCGACGAGCATCGGGCCGCAGCGAGCGTGTCCAACCTGCTGTCTGAGGTCGTCCCGATCTTGAGTTCTTACATCCAAGCAATGTCGCTGCCTCCCTTTGGTACGGCAGCGGAGCGATC
It includes:
- a CDS encoding ATP-binding protein, which encodes MRRRTWIGRFPVQANGASTPWRGAKEVSGVALVVAQEVPTSSSMAVPHGPAGVGKARHCMRDQLRTGGVSESVIDDAVLILSELLSNACKHGRPLGDALAGDGDVRAAWRVETGGRLTVEVTDGGGPTRPAPATPSVTAHGGRGLNIITALANDWGVRDDTCGEVTVWVIVHDDVHDPDARHRRDDFATRVTAPAVALPGLDFADAFDDLD
- a CDS encoding glycerophosphodiester phosphodiesterase; the protein is MTHARPHRTQVVAHRGASEEAPEHTLAAYRKAIEDGADALECDVRLTADGHLVCVHDRRVNRTSNGRGAVSALELADLATLDFGSWKNRESWRGRDEEPDWEHRPEDLEDTSVLTLERLLELVADAGRTVELAIETKHPTRWAGQVEERLLVLLKRFGLDAPAPAESTIRVMSFSARSLHRVRAASPTLPTVYLMQFVSPRLRDGRLPAGVRIAGPSMRIVRNHPGYIERLKGAGHQVHVWTVNEPQDVELCVDLGVDALITNRPRAVLRQLGR
- a CDS encoding S1C family serine protease, giving the protein MNTENEGTAVPPAPSAPPVPVDSPAASPQAAAPGSGAPTTPPPSVPQGPPAAPEQELVHAGQSPAYASAGSPGQAPYGAGPAPEGGWPPPPPATPSYADGGGDSGGWGSSYQQHQPAPKPRSGRGGLVAAILVAALVAGGLGGGLGYTLAKNNDNGSSTTVSASDSGGSVKRDPGTTAGVAAKALPSTVTIQAESTSGEGGTGTGFVFDTEGHIVTNNHVVADAVDGGKLSATFPDGKKYDAEVVGHAQGYDVAVIKLKNAPSNLNPLTLGNSDKVAVGDSTIAIGAPFGLSNTVTTGIISAKDRPVASSDGSGSNASYMSALQTDASINPGNSGGPLLDAQGNVIGINSAIQSTGSGGLGGTTQSGSIGLGFAIPINQAKYVAQQLIKTGKPVYAKIGASVSLDESTNGAKITEQGASGSAAVESGGPAAKAGLKPGDVITKLDDHVIDSGPTLIGEIWTHQPGDKVTITYERGGKTHTVDLTLGSRQGDS